The nucleotide window CGCAGCCGAGGTCGATGACCCGGCCGAAATGGCCCTGGGGCAGGTGCTCCAGCATCAGCCGGGCGCCAATGTCCAGGCTCTGGCGGGAGAAGACATTGGCATGGTTGGTCAAAGTAAAGGCGGTGCCTTCCAGCGGCCAGCTCTGGGGCCTGGGCATGGGCAATGGCGCCTTGTCGTCCCTTTGGCTGACAAAGAGCCGGCACTTCTTCCAGCCCAGGCAGCGGTCGGTGGCGCCGATGTATTTGGCCAGCATCTTCTCGGCCCGCTCCGGGATGTCCCTGTCGCGGCCTGCGGCCAGTACCAGGCTGTCGTCGGCCAGCAGCGGCTTGAGCATGGCCAGCTGGTATTCCAGCAAGGACAGCTGCTTGGGCAGCTGGATCAGCACCAGCTGCGGCCGCTGTGGCCAGTCGGCCAGGTTGTCGACCATGGTCGGGCCGCTGAGGCCCAGCTTGGCCAGGTTGTGGGCCATGGCCAGGTGGCTGATCTGGGAGTCGGAAACGCTGGTGACCGGGAAGTCGGCCAGGGCCGTGGTCAGGGCGCCGAAATGGTCGTTGAGGATCAGCACCGGCCTTTGCGGATCCAGGCCGGCTGCTGTCACACTGCTCAGCAGATACAGGTCGGCCGCGTCCCAGGCCTGCAGGGGGTCATTGTCCCTGGGCGGGAAGCGGTCCAGGGATCCAAGATGTGAGGTAGGCAGGTGCAACTGAATTCGCTCCCAAACTGGCAAGGGCCGCATTTTGACACAAGCCAGGCCCCTGTTCACCCGGCGCTGTCCGAGCGGGAACTGTGGCTCTGGCCCTCGGTGATGACGGCGTCGGACGGCCACGAGCTGATGGCGCTGCTGCAGCGGGAACTGAGCTGGTCGCAGCCGAAAATCCGCCTGTTTGGCAAGGTGGTGGCCATCCCGCGTCTGCAATCCTGGGTCGGTGACCCGCAGGCTACCTATACTTACTCTGGCAGGCGGTTGTCACCACTGCCCTGGCATCCCTGTCTCCTGGCGTTGGCCAGGGGGCTGGGCCAGCGACTTCAGCTCAGGTTCAACTCGGTGCTGGTGAATTGGTACCGGGACGGCCAGGACGCCATGGGCTGGCACAGCGACGACGAGCCGGAGCTGGGGCCGACCCCGGCCATCGCCATGCTGAGCCTGGGTGCGGAGCGGGATCTGCGCTTTCGCCACAAGGGCGGTGACGACAGGTTTACCCTGGCCCTTCCCCACACCAGCCTGTTGCTGATGGCGGGGCGGCTGCAGCAGCATTGGCAGCACGAGGTGCCCAGGCGGCGCCGGGTCAAGGAGGCCAGGCTGAGTCTGACCTTTAGGTGGGTCAACCCCTTGCAAGCTTAAGGAACTAAGCGTAAAAGTGCGGCCCAGGCCGCAGTAGGCAAATGAGTGCAGGAGTATGCCCATGTCCGTTAAGAGCCGTATCGAAGACAAATTGAACGTGACCTTCAATCCCCAACACCTGGAAGTGATCAACGAGTCCCACATGCACGCCGTGCCCAAGGACTCGGAAACCCATTTCAAGGTCGTCGTGGTGTCCGCCGACTTCATCGACCAGCGCCTGGTCAGTCGCCACAGGGCCGTCAATCAGAGCCTGTCCGACGAGCTGGCCGGCCCCGTGCATGCCCTGTCCATCCATACCTACACCCCGGAAGAGTGGCAGCAGTACTACGGTGATGTGCCGGCCTCTCCCAACTGCATGGGCGGCTCTCGCCTGACTGCAAGCTGATTGCAAATTGACAACATTCTGTTTACTTTCGGGTTTGCTTGTATCCGGGAGTAAGCAGGGTGATGGTGGCAGTTCTCAATGACAGATTGGCCAGGGCGGCTTCATGGCTGGCCCTGGCCATGGTGTTTCTGACGGTGCTGGTGGTGGTGATGCGTTATGCCTTCAAGACCGGCTCCATCGCCCTCCAGGAATCCATTCTCTACCTGCACGGCGCCGTCATCGCCTTCGGCGTCGCCCAGACCCTGGCCCAGGATGGTCATGTCCGGGTCGACGTGCTCTATCGCCATTTCTCCACCGAGCAGCGCCGCTGGGTCAACATGCTGGGCATACTGCTGTTGCTGTTGCCGGTGTCCCTGCTCCTGCTGTGGCTGTGTGGCGCCTACGCCTGGCGCTCCTGGCTGAGCCTGGAAGGCTCAGCCGAGGCCGGTGGCCTGCCGCTGGTATTCGTCCAGAAGACGCTGATGCCGCTGATGTGGCTGCTGCTGAGCCTGCAGGGGCTGGCCGAGCTGGTCCGGCTGTGGCGGAGGCACTGATGGCGCTGGCCCTGTTCGTCGTGACCTTCCTGGTGCTGCTGGCCGGTTTCCCGGTGGCCTTTACCCTGGCCGGGGTGGCGTTGCTGTTCGCCCTGGCGGGCAGCCTGTTCGGCTTCTTCGATCCTGTCTTTCTCCAGGCCCTGCCCAACCGCATGTACGGGGTCTTCAACAATGTCACCCTGATGGCGGTGCCGCTGTTCGTGCTGATGGGGATCACCCTGGAGCGTTCCCAGGTGGCCGAGAAGCTGCTTGAGGCCCTGGCCCGGCTGTTCGGCGGCCTGCGCGGCGGCATGGCCTTCGCCGTGGTGCTGGTGGGGACGCTGCTGGCGGCCAGCACAGGTATCGTTGGCGCCACCGTCGTCACCCTGGGGCTGCTGGCCCTGCCGGCCATGAACAAGGCCGGCTACAAGCCCAGCCTGTCCGCCGGCACCCTCTGTGCCACCGGTACCCTGGGGCAGATCATCCCGCCGTCCATCGTGCTGGTGCTGCTGGGGGACGTGCTGTCGGCCGCCTACCAACAGGCCCAGCTCAGCCTGGGCATATTCAGTCCCAAGACGGTGTCGGTGGGCGAGCTCTTCGCAGGCGCCCTGATCCCGGGCCTGTGCCTGGTCGGTCTCTACCTGCTGTTTCTGCTGGTACTGGTGTGGCTGAAACCGCACTGGCTGCCCAAGTCCAACGGCCGGGCCGACCGGGGCCAGTGGCGGGAGTTCCTGGTGGCGCTGGTGGCGCCCCTGGTGCTGATCCTGGCGGTACTGGGTTCCATACTCGGCGGCCTGGCCACGCCCACCGAGGCCGCCGCCGTCGGTGCCTTCGGGGCCCTGTTGCTGGCGGCCCTGCAGGGGCGGCTCAGCCTGGCCGTGGCCAGGGACATCGGTGCCGAGACGGTGCGGGTCACCGCCATGGTGTTCCTGATCCTGCTGGCGGCCTCGGTGTTTGGCTTGGTATTCCGCGGCCTGGGCGGCGAGACCTGGCTGCACGGCCTGCTCAGCGATCTGCCCGGCGGCCAGTGGGGCGCCATCCTGATGGTGATGCTGGTGGTGTTCCTGCTGGGCTTTTTGCTCGATTTCATCGAAATCACCTTCGTGGTGGTGCCGCTGGTGGCGCCGCCGCTGCTGGCCATGGGCGTAGATCCGATCTGGCTGGGGGTCATGCTGGCGGTCAACCTGCAGACCTCCTTCCTGACCCCACCCTTTGGTTTTGCGCTCTTTTACCTGCGCGGCGCGGCCCCGGACGCCATCAGTACCGGCGCCCTGTACCGTGGCGTACTGCCCTTCGTGGCCATCCAGCTGGGGCTGATGGCGATCCTGGCCCTGGTGCCGGCCCTGGCGACCTGGCTGCCAAGCCAGCTTTATCAATAGGCGGCTTTATGAGACATGTTATTGGCTGGCCCAGATGCTGGCCCCGGCGGCTTGGGTGCCAGGCCAGCTTTATCAATAGGCGGCTCTATGAGACATGTTATTGGCTGGCCCAGATGCTGGCCCCGGCAGCTTGGGTGTCAAGCCGGCTGTATCAATAGGCGGCTCTATGAGACGTGTGATTGGCGGAATGTACCTGGCCCTGTCGGCCCGGTTTTATCAACAGGAGGAGTTATGAGGCGTCTTTTCAAGGGATGGATGCTGGCCGTGCTGGCCCTGGCCGGCTGTGGGGAGCAGAACGGATCCCAGCCGGGCAAGGCGGCCGAGGCGCAGCAGCACTATGAGTGGAAGCTGGTCACCGCCTGGCCCAAGAACTTCCCCGGCCTGGGGGTGGCGCCGGAGCGCTTCGCCCGCCAGGTGGAGCAGATGAGCGCCGGCCGTCTCAAGATCACCGTCTACGGGGCAGGGGAGCTGGTACCCAGCTTCGAGGTCTTCGACGCCGTCTCCACCGGCACTGTGCAGATGGGCCATGCCGCCTCCTATTACTGGAAGGGCCAGGTGCCCGCCTCCCAGTTCTTCACCTCCATTCCCTTCGGCATGACCGCCCAGCAGCTCAACGGCTGGCTCCATTACGGTGGCGGCATGGCACTCTGGGAGGAGGCCTATGCCCCCTTCGGCATACTGCCGTTGGCCGGTGGCAATACCGGCACCCAGATGGGCGGCTGGTTCAACAAGGAGATCAACAGCCTGGCGGATCTCAAGGGGCTGAAGATGCGCCTGCCCGGCCTGGGCGGCGAGGTGCTGGCGCGCCTGGGTGGCGTGCCCGTGACCCTGCCCGGCTCCGAGCTGTTCACCGCCCTGCAGACCGGCGCCATAGACGCCACCGAGTGGGTGGGTCCTTACAACGACCTGGCTTTCGGCCTGCACCAGGCCGCCAGCTACTACTACTATCCCGGCTGGCACGAACCAGGTACCTCCCTGGAGTTACTGGTCAACAAGGCCGCCTTCCAGGCCCTGCCGGCGGATCTGCAGGCCATAGTGCGCAGCGCCGCCCGGGCCACCAACCAGGACATGCTGGACGAGTACACGGCCCGCAACATCGAGGCCCTGCACGCGCTGAAGGAAAAGGGCGTCGAGATCCGTCCCTTCCCGCCCGAGGTGCTGGCGGAGCTGCGCAAGGTCAGTGCCCAGGTCATCGCCGAAGAGGCGGCCAAGGATGCCATGATGGACAAGGTCTACCAGTCCTATAAGACCTTCCAGCAAGGGGTGGAGGAGTACCACGCCATAGCCGAAAAGGCCTATGTGTCCCTCGACTGAAGGGGTAGCGACTAGACTCTACAGGCGGCAGCGATGCCGCCTGTTTTTTTGGCCGCTCCACCCCGGCATTTCCCGGTGTAGCGGTCATTTTCACAAAAGTTCCATGATGTGGGGCAATAGCCGTGGTAAGTGCGGGGCAAGGGGTGTTAAAATGCGCCGCTTGAAAACCGTGGGCGAGACAACGTCCCTATAAAGAAAACGCTTTTCTCGGTCGCTGCCTGACACCGGGAATCAGGTGGCGGTCCAGCATACAGATTCCCAATAACTGTGTTGCAAGTGCGTATGATTACCATCAAAAAAGGATTGGACGTTCCCATCAGCGGAACTCCTGAGCAGAAGATCCATGATGGCCACGCCGTAAAGACAGTTGCCGTTCTCGGCGAAGAATATGTGGGCATGCGCCCGACCATGTTCGTTCGCGAGGGTGACACCGTCAAGAAAGGCCAGGCCATTTTCGAAGACAAGAAAAACCCGGGCGTGAAGTTCACCGCCCCGGCCGCCGGTAAGGTGGTAGCGATCAACCGTGGTGCCCGCCGGGTGCTGCAGTCCGTCGTTATCGAGGTCGAAGGCAACGAAGAAATCACCTTCAACGCCGTCGACGCCGCCAAGCTGGCCGAGCTGGACCGCAAGCAGGTCGTCGACCAGCTGGTGGAGTCCGGTCTCTGGACCGCCCTGCGGACCCGCCCCTACTCCAAGATCCCGGCCATCGACGCCGCGCCCCGGTCCATCTTCGTGACCGCCATGGACACCAATCCGCTGGCAGCGGATCCGGCCGTGGTGATCAAGGGCCAGGAAGCCGCTTTCCAGCAGGGCCTGACCATCCTGTCCCTGCTGACCGAAGGCAAGATCTTCGTCTGTAAGGCCGGCGGCGCCGCCATCCCCGGCAGCGACATCGCCCGCGTCGAAACCCACGAATTCGCCGGTCCTCATCCGGCCGGCCTGGTCGGTACCCACATCCACTTCCTGGATGGCGTGTCCGCCAGCAAGTCCGTGTGGCATATCGGCTACCAGGACGTGATCGCCTTCGGCAAGCTGTTCGTTGAGGGCAAGCTGAGCGTCGATCGCGTCGTGTCCCTGGCCGGTCCCGCCGTCAAGAAGCCGCGCCTGGTCCGTACCCAGCTGGGTGCCTCCCTGGCCGAGCTGACCGCCGGCGAGCTGGCCGACGGCGAGAACCGCATCGTCTCCGGTTCCGTGCTGTCCGGCAACACCGCCCACGGCGTACACGGCTTCCTGGGTCGTTACCACGTGCAGGTGTCCGTGCTGGCGGAAGGTCGTGAGAAACACTTCATGGGTTGGGCCATGCCGGGCGCTGACAAGCACTCCGTCACCCGCGCCTACCTGGGCCACTTCGGCAAGAAGCTGTTCAACATGACTACCACCACCAACGGTTCCTCCCGTGCCATGGTGCCGATCGGCAACTACGAGCGCATCATGCCGCTGGATATCCTGCCGACCCTGCTGCTGCGCGACATCCTGTCCGGTGACACCGACAGCGCCCAGCAACTGGGTGTGCTGGAACTGGACGAAGAAGATCTGGCGCTGTGCACCTATGTGTGCCCCGGCAAGTACGAGTACGGTCCGGTGCTGCGTCAGTGTCTGACCAAGATCGAGCAGGAAGGTTAATGATGAGTCTGAAAAACTTCCTCGAGCGTATCGAGCCGCAGTTCGAGCAAGGCGGCAAATACGAAAAGTGGTACGCCCTCTACGAGGCCGCGGCCACCATTCTGTACACTCCCGGCCTGGTCACCAAGAAGGGTGCCCACGTTCGTGACGCCATCGACCTCAAGCGCATCATGATCATGGTGTGGCTGGCCACCTTCCCGGCCATGTTCTTTGGCATGTACAACATCGGCCTGCAGGCCCAAGGCGCCATCGAAGCCGGTCACCAGCTGGGCGAAGCCTGGCAGGTCGGCCTGTTCCAGGCCCTGGGCGGCAGCCTGACCGCCGATGCCGGTTGGGGCACCCTGATGTGGTACGGCGCCTGCTTCTTCCTGCCCATCTACCTGACCGTGTTCGTGGTCGGTGGCTTCTGGGAAGTGCTGTTTGCCTCCATCCGCAAGCACGAAGTGAACGAAGGCTTCTTCGTGACCTCGGTGCTGTTCGCCCTGATCCTGCCCGCCACCGTGCCCCTGTGGCAGGCGGCCCTGGGTATCACCTTCGGCGTGGTGTTCGCCAAGGAAGTGTTCGGCGGAACCGGCCGTAACTTCCTGAACCCGGCCCTGGCTGGTCGTGCCTTCCTGTTCTTCGCCTACCCGGCGCAGATGTCCGGCGACGCCGTCTGGACCGCCGTCGACGGCTTCTCCGGTGCCACCCACCTGAGCCAAGCCGCTGCCGGCACCCTGGACTACGCCTTCAACGCGGCCTGGTGGGATGCCTTCTACGGCACCATCGCCGGTTCCATGGGTGAAACCTCCACCCTGGCCATCCTGATCGGCGGCCTGGCGATCATCTTCCTGCGTATCGCCTCCCTGCGCATCGTGCTGGGTACCTTCCTGGGCATGGTGGCCACCAGCTACCTGTTCAACGCCATCGGTTCCGACAGCAACGCCATGTTCGCCATGCCCTGGTACTGGCACCTGGTGCTGGGCGGTTTCGCCTTCGGCATGATGTTCATGGCCACCGACCCGGTCTCCGCCTCCTTCACCGACAAGGGCAAGTGGGCCTACGGCATCCTGATCGGTGTCATGGTGGTGCTGATCCGTGTGGTCAACCCGGCCTTCCCCGAGGGCATGATGCTGGCAATCCTCTTTGCCAACCTCTTTGCTCCTCTGTTCGACCACTTTGTTGTCCAAGCCAACATCAAGCGGAGGGTTGCGCGCAATGTCTAACAAAGAATCCCTCGGCAAAACCCTGGCCGTGGTGCTGGGCGTGAGCCTGGTGTGCTCCGTGGTGGTGTCCGCCGCCGCCGTGGCCCTCAAGCCCACCCAGGAAATCAACAAGCAGCTCGACAAGCAGCGCAACATCCTGGAAGCGGCCCACATGCTGCAGCCCGGCATGTCCGGCAAGGAAGTGCGTGAGCTGTTCGCCAAGCAGATCGACACCCGCATCATCGACATCAAGACCGGCGATTATGTGGCTCCCGAGACCCTGGGCCTGGAAAAGGCCAGCGACTTCGATCAGCGCAAGGCCGCCAAGACCCCTGAGACCAACCTGAAGCTGAGCGGCGACCAGGATCTGGCCTCCATCAAGCGCCGTTCCAACTACGCCGCCGTGTACCTGGCCAGGAACGAGCAGGGCGAGGTCACCTCAGTGGTGCTGCCCATGCACGGCTATGGCCTGTGGTCCATGATGTACGCCTTCGTGGCGGTCCAGCCCGACGCCAACACCATTGTCGGCCTGACCTACTACGACCAGGGTGAAACCCCCGGCCTGGGTGGTGAGATCACCAACCCCAAGTGGCGCGCCCTGTGGGAAGGCAAGAAGCTGTTTGACGAGAACGGCGACATCGCCATCAAGGTCGTCAAGGGTGTGGCCCCCCAGGGCAGCGCCCACGAGATCGACGGTCTGAGCGGTGCCACCCTGACCTCCAACGGTGTCCAGTACACCTTCGATTTCTGGTTGAGCGATATGGGCTTCGGTCCGTACCTGACCAAGGTCCGCAATGGAGAATTGAACAATGGCTGATACCAAGGAAATGAAGAAGGTCCTCCTTGGACCCATTCTGGCCAACAACCCCATTGCCCTGCAGGTGCTGGGTATCTGTTCGGCCCTGGCGGTCACCGGCCGCCTGGACAAGGCCTTCGTTATGTCGCTGGCACTGACCACGGTAACGGCCTTCTCCAACCTGTTCATCTCGCTGATCCGCAACCACATTCCCAACAGCGTGCGGATCATCGTGCAGATGGCCATCATCGCCTCCCTGGT belongs to Gallaecimonas sp. GXIMD4217 and includes:
- a CDS encoding TRAP transporter small permease subunit codes for the protein MVAVLNDRLARAASWLALAMVFLTVLVVVMRYAFKTGSIALQESILYLHGAVIAFGVAQTLAQDGHVRVDVLYRHFSTEQRRWVNMLGILLLLLPVSLLLLWLCGAYAWRSWLSLEGSAEAGGLPLVFVQKTLMPLMWLLLSLQGLAELVRLWRRH
- a CDS encoding alpha-ketoglutarate-dependent dioxygenase AlkB; translation: MQLNSLPNWQGPHFDTSQAPVHPALSERELWLWPSVMTASDGHELMALLQRELSWSQPKIRLFGKVVAIPRLQSWVGDPQATYTYSGRRLSPLPWHPCLLALARGLGQRLQLRFNSVLVNWYRDGQDAMGWHSDDEPELGPTPAIAMLSLGAERDLRFRHKGGDDRFTLALPHTSLLLMAGRLQQHWQHEVPRRRRVKEARLSLTFRWVNPLQA
- a CDS encoding methyltransferase, translating into MHLPTSHLGSLDRFPPRDNDPLQAWDAADLYLLSSVTAAGLDPQRPVLILNDHFGALTTALADFPVTSVSDSQISHLAMAHNLAKLGLSGPTMVDNLADWPQRPQLVLIQLPKQLSLLEYQLAMLKPLLADDSLVLAAGRDRDIPERAEKMLAKYIGATDRCLGWKKCRLFVSQRDDKAPLPMPRPQSWPLEGTAFTLTNHANVFSRQSLDIGARLMLEHLPQGHFGRVIDLGCGNGVLALGLAARYPDCHYTLVDESHFAVASARDNFAANLPDVAVECIANDCLSGFKAKSADLVLCNPPFHQQQAVTDHIAWQMMKDAHRVLRVGGELRLVGNRHLGYHLKLKRLFGGCTVVASNRKFVILSAKKRK
- a CDS encoding NADH:ubiquinone reductase (Na(+)-transporting) subunit B yields the protein MSLKNFLERIEPQFEQGGKYEKWYALYEAAATILYTPGLVTKKGAHVRDAIDLKRIMIMVWLATFPAMFFGMYNIGLQAQGAIEAGHQLGEAWQVGLFQALGGSLTADAGWGTLMWYGACFFLPIYLTVFVVGGFWEVLFASIRKHEVNEGFFVTSVLFALILPATVPLWQAALGITFGVVFAKEVFGGTGRNFLNPALAGRAFLFFAYPAQMSGDAVWTAVDGFSGATHLSQAAAGTLDYAFNAAWWDAFYGTIAGSMGETSTLAILIGGLAIIFLRIASLRIVLGTFLGMVATSYLFNAIGSDSNAMFAMPWYWHLVLGGFAFGMMFMATDPVSASFTDKGKWAYGILIGVMVVLIRVVNPAFPEGMMLAILFANLFAPLFDHFVVQANIKRRVARNV
- a CDS encoding BolA/IbaG family iron-sulfur metabolism protein; the encoded protein is MPMSVKSRIEDKLNVTFNPQHLEVINESHMHAVPKDSETHFKVVVVSADFIDQRLVSRHRAVNQSLSDELAGPVHALSIHTYTPEEWQQYYGDVPASPNCMGGSRLTAS
- a CDS encoding Na(+)-translocating NADH-quinone reductase subunit C; the protein is MSNKESLGKTLAVVLGVSLVCSVVVSAAAVALKPTQEINKQLDKQRNILEAAHMLQPGMSGKEVRELFAKQIDTRIIDIKTGDYVAPETLGLEKASDFDQRKAAKTPETNLKLSGDQDLASIKRRSNYAAVYLARNEQGEVTSVVLPMHGYGLWSMMYAFVAVQPDANTIVGLTYYDQGETPGLGGEITNPKWRALWEGKKLFDENGDIAIKVVKGVAPQGSAHEIDGLSGATLTSNGVQYTFDFWLSDMGFGPYLTKVRNGELNNG
- a CDS encoding Na(+)-translocating NADH-quinone reductase subunit A; the protein is MITIKKGLDVPISGTPEQKIHDGHAVKTVAVLGEEYVGMRPTMFVREGDTVKKGQAIFEDKKNPGVKFTAPAAGKVVAINRGARRVLQSVVIEVEGNEEITFNAVDAAKLAELDRKQVVDQLVESGLWTALRTRPYSKIPAIDAAPRSIFVTAMDTNPLAADPAVVIKGQEAAFQQGLTILSLLTEGKIFVCKAGGAAIPGSDIARVETHEFAGPHPAGLVGTHIHFLDGVSASKSVWHIGYQDVIAFGKLFVEGKLSVDRVVSLAGPAVKKPRLVRTQLGASLAELTAGELADGENRIVSGSVLSGNTAHGVHGFLGRYHVQVSVLAEGREKHFMGWAMPGADKHSVTRAYLGHFGKKLFNMTTTTNGSSRAMVPIGNYERIMPLDILPTLLLRDILSGDTDSAQQLGVLELDEEDLALCTYVCPGKYEYGPVLRQCLTKIEQEG
- the dctP gene encoding TRAP transporter substrate-binding protein DctP encodes the protein MRRLFKGWMLAVLALAGCGEQNGSQPGKAAEAQQHYEWKLVTAWPKNFPGLGVAPERFARQVEQMSAGRLKITVYGAGELVPSFEVFDAVSTGTVQMGHAASYYWKGQVPASQFFTSIPFGMTAQQLNGWLHYGGGMALWEEAYAPFGILPLAGGNTGTQMGGWFNKEINSLADLKGLKMRLPGLGGEVLARLGGVPVTLPGSELFTALQTGAIDATEWVGPYNDLAFGLHQAASYYYYPGWHEPGTSLELLVNKAAFQALPADLQAIVRSAARATNQDMLDEYTARNIEALHALKEKGVEIRPFPPEVLAELRKVSAQVIAEEAAKDAMMDKVYQSYKTFQQGVEEYHAIAEKAYVSLD
- a CDS encoding TRAP transporter large permease subunit; translated protein: MALALFVVTFLVLLAGFPVAFTLAGVALLFALAGSLFGFFDPVFLQALPNRMYGVFNNVTLMAVPLFVLMGITLERSQVAEKLLEALARLFGGLRGGMAFAVVLVGTLLAASTGIVGATVVTLGLLALPAMNKAGYKPSLSAGTLCATGTLGQIIPPSIVLVLLGDVLSAAYQQAQLSLGIFSPKTVSVGELFAGALIPGLCLVGLYLLFLLVLVWLKPHWLPKSNGRADRGQWREFLVALVAPLVLILAVLGSILGGLATPTEAAAVGAFGALLLAALQGRLSLAVARDIGAETVRVTAMVFLILLAASVFGLVFRGLGGETWLHGLLSDLPGGQWGAILMVMLVVFLLGFLLDFIEITFVVVPLVAPPLLAMGVDPIWLGVMLAVNLQTSFLTPPFGFALFYLRGAAPDAISTGALYRGVLPFVAIQLGLMAILALVPALATWLPSQLYQ